A single region of the Chryseobacterium culicis genome encodes:
- the rpoB gene encoding DNA-directed RNA polymerase subunit beta, whose translation MSKTKSTTQGNPRINFSSAKGKIITPDFLDIQIESFREFFQLDTLPEARKTEALYKTFQENFPITDSRNQFVLEFLDYLVDSPRYSIDECVERGLTYSVPLKARLKLYCTDPEHEDFQTVVQDVYLGPVPYMTPSGSFIINGAERVIVTQLHRSPGVFFGQTYHANGTKLYYSRIIPFKGSWMEFTTDINSVMYAYIDRKKKLPLTTLLRAIGYESDKDILQIFDLAEEVKVSKAALKKVEGRTLAARVLNTWFEDFVDEDTGEVVSIERNEIILDRETILEKEHLDLILDAGVKSILIHKENSNEFSIIQNTLQKDPTNSEKEAVEYIYRQLRNADPPDEETARGIIEKLFFSEQRYSLGEVGRYRLNKKLSLNIPTTTEVLTKEDIIAIVRHLIELVNSKTDVDDIDHLSNRRIKTVGEQLAGQFGVGLSRIARTIKERMNVRDNEIFTPLDLVNAKTLTSVINSFFGTNQLSQFMDQTNPLSEITHKRRLSALGPGGLSRERAGFEVRDVHHTHYGRICPIETPEGPNIGLISSLGIYAKINNLGFIETPYRKVDGGKIDLNADPIYLNAEDEEDKVIAQANVELSDNGDFLTDRIIARLDGDYPVVEPAQVNLIDVAPNQISGISASLIPFLEHDDANRALMGSNMMRQAVPLLKPQAPIVGTGLEQQVARDSRILINAEGTGTVEYVDADKITIKYERSEDEDLVQFESATKTYKLTKFRKTNQSTTITLRPNVRVGDVVEKGQVLCDGYATEKGELALGRNLVVAFMPWKGYNFEDAIVINEKVVREDWFTSIHVDEYSLEVRDTKLGMEELTADIPNVSEEATKDLDENGMIRIGAEVKPGDIMIGKITPKGESDPTPEEKLLRAIFGDKAGDVKDASLKADSSLRGVVINKKLFSRNIKDKKKRTEEKLRLEEIENTYKAKFDELRNTLIEKLNTLVSGKTSQGVQNDLDEEIIGKGVKFTHKLLTSVEDYVNVSGADWTVDADKNELIKQLIHNYKIKYNDIQGVKNREKFAISIGDELPAGIMKLAKVYIAKKRKLNVGDKMAGRHGNKGIVSRIVREEDMPFLEDGTPVDIVLNPLGVPSRMNIGQIYETVLGWAGRKLGLKFATPIFDGASLDQITEYTEKAGLPKFGHTHLYDGGTGERFTQAATVGIIYMLKLGHMVDDKMHARSIGPYSLITQQPLGGKAQFGGQRFGEMEVWALEAFGASNILREILTVKSDDVIGRAKTYEAIAKGESMPEPGIPESFNVLLHELQGLGLDVRLEE comes from the coding sequence ATGAGTAAAACAAAATCAACAACTCAAGGAAATCCGAGAATTAATTTCTCATCAGCGAAAGGAAAAATTATCACTCCAGACTTTTTGGATATCCAAATCGAGTCTTTCAGAGAATTTTTCCAGCTTGATACACTTCCTGAAGCCAGAAAGACAGAAGCTCTTTACAAGACTTTCCAAGAGAATTTCCCAATTACGGATTCAAGAAACCAATTCGTATTAGAATTCTTAGACTATCTGGTAGATTCTCCACGTTATTCAATTGATGAGTGTGTGGAAAGAGGACTTACTTATTCAGTTCCTCTAAAAGCTAGACTTAAATTGTATTGTACTGACCCGGAACACGAAGATTTCCAAACTGTGGTTCAGGATGTATATTTAGGTCCGGTTCCTTATATGACGCCAAGTGGTTCTTTCATCATCAATGGTGCTGAAAGAGTTATCGTTACGCAGCTTCACCGTTCACCTGGTGTATTCTTCGGACAGACTTACCACGCGAACGGGACCAAACTTTACTATTCAAGAATTATCCCTTTCAAAGGATCTTGGATGGAATTTACAACAGATATCAACAGCGTAATGTACGCGTATATCGACCGTAAGAAAAAATTACCATTAACAACTTTATTAAGAGCTATCGGATACGAATCTGATAAAGATATCCTTCAAATCTTCGACCTTGCTGAAGAAGTGAAAGTTTCTAAAGCTGCCCTTAAAAAAGTGGAAGGGAGAACATTGGCTGCGAGAGTATTGAACACTTGGTTCGAAGATTTCGTAGACGAAGATACAGGTGAAGTAGTTTCTATCGAAAGAAACGAGATCATCTTGGATAGAGAAACAATCCTTGAAAAAGAACACTTAGATCTTATCCTGGATGCTGGAGTGAAATCTATCTTGATTCACAAAGAAAACAGCAACGAATTCTCAATCATTCAGAATACATTACAAAAAGACCCTACTAACTCTGAAAAAGAAGCGGTAGAGTATATTTATCGTCAGTTAAGAAACGCAGATCCACCAGATGAGGAAACGGCAAGAGGAATCATTGAAAAATTATTCTTCTCTGAGCAGAGATACTCTTTAGGTGAAGTAGGACGTTACAGACTAAACAAAAAGTTAAGCCTAAACATCCCAACTACAACTGAAGTTCTTACTAAGGAAGATATCATTGCAATCGTAAGACACTTAATTGAGTTAGTAAACTCAAAAACGGATGTGGATGATATTGACCACTTATCAAACAGAAGAATTAAAACTGTTGGTGAGCAATTAGCAGGACAGTTCGGTGTAGGTCTTTCAAGAATTGCAAGAACAATCAAGGAAAGAATGAACGTTAGAGATAACGAAATCTTTACTCCGCTTGATCTTGTAAATGCTAAGACATTAACATCTGTAATCAACTCATTCTTCGGTACCAACCAGCTATCTCAGTTCATGGACCAAACCAACCCTCTATCAGAGATCACTCACAAGAGAAGATTATCTGCACTAGGGCCTGGTGGTTTATCAAGAGAAAGAGCAGGTTTCGAGGTTCGTGACGTTCACCATACTCACTACGGAAGAATTTGTCCGATTGAAACTCCGGAAGGACCAAACATCGGTTTGATTTCATCTCTAGGGATCTATGCAAAAATCAACAACCTAGGTTTCATTGAAACTCCATATAGAAAAGTAGACGGTGGTAAGATTGATCTTAACGCTGATCCTATTTACTTAAATGCAGAAGACGAAGAAGACAAAGTAATTGCTCAGGCAAACGTTGAATTGAGCGATAACGGTGATTTCTTAACAGACAGAATTATTGCAAGATTAGATGGTGACTACCCGGTAGTTGAACCAGCTCAGGTGAACCTTATCGATGTGGCACCAAACCAGATTTCTGGTATTTCCGCTTCATTAATTCCATTCTTGGAACATGATGATGCGAACCGTGCATTGATGGGATCTAACATGATGCGTCAGGCCGTTCCTCTATTGAAGCCACAGGCTCCAATCGTGGGTACAGGGCTTGAGCAACAAGTTGCAAGAGATTCAAGAATCTTAATTAATGCTGAAGGTACAGGTACTGTAGAGTATGTAGATGCTGACAAGATTACCATCAAATATGAAAGAAGCGAAGACGAAGATTTAGTACAATTTGAGTCTGCTACTAAAACATACAAACTGACTAAGTTCAGAAAAACTAACCAGAGTACAACAATTACCCTAAGACCAAACGTAAGAGTAGGTGATGTAGTGGAGAAAGGACAGGTACTTTGCGACGGTTATGCTACTGAAAAAGGAGAATTAGCTCTTGGTAGAAACTTAGTGGTAGCGTTCATGCCTTGGAAAGGATACAACTTTGAGGATGCAATCGTAATCAACGAAAAAGTTGTACGTGAAGACTGGTTTACTTCAATCCACGTAGATGAGTACTCTCTTGAAGTTCGTGATACCAAACTAGGTATGGAAGAGCTTACAGCAGATATTCCAAACGTATCTGAAGAAGCTACTAAAGATCTTGACGAGAACGGTATGATCAGAATCGGTGCTGAAGTGAAGCCTGGAGATATCATGATTGGTAAAATTACTCCAAAAGGTGAATCTGATCCGACTCCTGAAGAAAAACTTCTTAGAGCAATCTTCGGTGATAAAGCTGGTGATGTGAAGGATGCTTCATTGAAAGCTGACTCTTCATTAAGAGGAGTTGTTATCAACAAGAAATTGTTCTCTAGAAACATTAAAGACAAAAAGAAAAGAACTGAAGAAAAACTTAGACTTGAAGAAATTGAAAACACTTACAAGGCTAAATTTGATGAGTTGAGAAATACTTTAATTGAAAAATTAAATACACTGGTAAGCGGTAAAACTTCTCAAGGGGTACAAAATGACCTTGACGAAGAAATCATCGGTAAAGGTGTGAAATTCACTCACAAGTTATTAACTTCAGTTGAAGATTATGTAAATGTTAGCGGTGCAGACTGGACAGTAGACGCTGATAAAAATGAATTGATCAAACAATTAATTCACAATTACAAAATCAAATATAACGACATCCAGGGAGTTAAAAACCGTGAGAAATTTGCAATTTCAATCGGAGATGAGCTTCCGGCAGGTATCATGAAGTTGGCTAAAGTTTACATCGCTAAGAAACGTAAACTGAATGTAGGAGATAAGATGGCAGGACGTCACGGTAACAAAGGTATCGTTTCAAGAATCGTTCGTGAAGAAGATATGCCATTCCTGGAAGATGGAACACCAGTAGATATCGTATTGAATCCACTAGGGGTACCTTCCCGTATGAACATCGGTCAGATCTACGAAACCGTTCTTGGATGGGCTGGTAGAAAATTAGGATTGAAGTTCGCTACACCAATCTTCGATGGAGCAAGTCTTGATCAGATTACTGAGTATACTGAGAAAGCAGGTCTTCCTAAATTCGGTCACACTCACCTTTATGATGGTGGTACCGGAGAAAGATTTACTCAGGCTGCAACAGTAGGTATCATTTATATGTTGAAACTAGGACACATGGTAGATGATAAGATGCACGCACGTTCTATTGGTCCTTACTCATTGATTACTCAGCAGCCGTTAGGAGGTAAAGCTCAGTTCGGAGGTCAGAGATTCGGAGAGATGGAGGTTTGGGCACTTGAAGCATTCGGTGCATCTAACATCCTGAGAGAGATCTTGACTGTGAAGTCGGATGACGTGATTGGTAGAGCAAAAACTTATGAAGCCATTGCGAAAGGTGAATCTATGCCTGAACCAGGTATTCCAGAATCATTCAACGTATTACTTCACGAGTTACAAGGTCTTGGATTAGACGTAAGACTAGAGGAATAA